A region of Pseudomonas putida DNA encodes the following proteins:
- a CDS encoding DUF4175 domain-containing protein, whose translation MSHTSRSTRRIFAWPVLIAVLSALGLFAALLGDGGWDGLSWVGLGVPAWLAMRGLWRR comes from the coding sequence ATGAGCCACACCTCGCGATCGACGCGGCGCATTTTTGCCTGGCCAGTACTGATCGCCGTACTGAGCGCACTCGGCCTGTTCGCGGCATTGCTTGGCGACGGTGGGTGGGACGGGTTGTCCTGGGTCGGGCTGGGCGTTCCGGCATGGCTGGCAATGCGCGGCTTATGGCGGCGCTGA
- a CDS encoding dermonecrotic toxin domain-containing protein, whose protein sequence is MTPLLQLQSLDSQLKALLPPLQGVEHSLDRCLAGLFPGQAVTARTLYFGRFRLLDLIGFHLFDGGTFKLPPAAEPRHDAYPQLILPSDFSVRIGRFCASVRQALHADLAAYWLERDSKGLSRLVRLASLRRDQLFTEIRLRRHDETLSAEHALLLTTCLEFPHPSQRRHLPTTHRPQVYRPLLSGTAPNWRSYLPGVLILTEQGPEGHPLEPQAPVGRVVLYSVVRGVEAFDSLAALHEELCERLEDPHQREPLTRLLIDPDEQLRACRAEQLRYNWFTEDIVQTQAMAIRDAHTKRLSLTWLAAWKRGLQRNVEQLDAALASIWDFRADIASQGLLATRYGLLLEKHLPNWLRSTSLQGVAHIMQAMQEQVAAIEAAAAPGILTLEQFNQRHSLLAWVRARLSEFLQRDPGIDTDPQAIYVSVTLARQIGPSLNPLDTSAYIPVASRPQVGGTVELVKQTYRLDELALLNIAWFDVDYWVTARVHLDDNQPLPALTPLRVKQIIRRLNAGNGYQAYLRTHLLDSPHGEWRKRAHTQLNRTRMNAEAVKARYAGHFQKDTFEQGYGWASTVIHSPDSHAHPHYNEQQVIARQLLVQGETLHGVFLLVSPENSNRIVAYCPDAPDRRPWREYTNARALIRAVRTDADLRSYVLQRLPLSNPKDIEKLLLKGRLGSHIKLQTITGNLYEAAYLAEVNSLIAQTDAVTRSNEELLGEYSVNALRLLLDMVTLVLPQTGAIALAFGRMGISIWDGLEAYDQDDHGRALHHAIAALGHATAGLNDMAGSGLMRRVMLGLPKPPPVPVPKHYEARPEVAKLRYRIDASHEEAVYELQTANAGLSQYYVKDNLGRYFNVTFDGTRWRAIDPKLPNAYLKLPIKRRVDGSWVVDSPTLWYDGMPDIKQLLDDCRLDARLQGDVVEGDGNLYDDNTLLYLQLGLHQLPVRRHLLAGHYHLILPEALRGAVPAWAVLRKQNDGWRIRVRQTGRSSDWLALPADYSDSLGSSRSSR, encoded by the coding sequence ATGACACCGCTGCTGCAACTGCAGTCACTGGACAGCCAACTTAAAGCACTGCTGCCCCCCTTGCAGGGTGTGGAACATAGCCTCGACCGGTGCCTGGCAGGGCTCTTCCCCGGCCAGGCTGTTACCGCTCGCACCCTGTACTTTGGCCGCTTTCGCCTGTTGGACCTGATCGGTTTTCACCTGTTTGACGGCGGTACCTTCAAACTCCCCCCCGCTGCCGAACCCCGGCACGATGCTTATCCGCAGCTCATCCTGCCGAGCGATTTCAGTGTTCGTATCGGCCGCTTTTGCGCCAGTGTTCGCCAAGCCTTGCATGCCGACCTGGCCGCCTACTGGCTGGAGCGCGACAGCAAGGGGTTGAGCCGCCTGGTGCGCCTGGCGTCCTTGCGCCGCGATCAGTTGTTCACCGAAATACGCTTACGCCGGCACGACGAGACGCTCTCTGCAGAGCATGCCCTACTGCTGACCACCTGCCTTGAATTCCCGCACCCCTCGCAGCGCCGTCACTTGCCCACAACCCATCGCCCCCAGGTGTATCGCCCACTGCTTAGCGGCACGGCACCCAATTGGCGTAGTTACTTGCCAGGTGTACTGATTTTGACCGAGCAAGGCCCGGAGGGGCATCCGCTTGAGCCGCAAGCGCCAGTCGGGCGAGTGGTCTTGTACAGCGTTGTACGTGGCGTCGAAGCGTTCGACAGCCTCGCAGCACTGCATGAGGAGCTTTGCGAGCGCCTTGAAGACCCACACCAGCGCGAACCACTGACCCGCCTGTTGATCGACCCTGATGAACAACTGCGCGCTTGCCGAGCCGAACAGCTGCGCTATAACTGGTTCACCGAAGACATCGTGCAGACCCAGGCAATGGCCATTCGCGATGCTCACACCAAGCGCCTGTCCCTCACCTGGCTGGCGGCATGGAAGCGCGGCCTGCAACGCAATGTCGAACAGCTCGACGCGGCGCTGGCCAGCATCTGGGACTTTCGCGCCGACATCGCAAGCCAGGGCCTGCTGGCAACCCGCTACGGCCTGTTGCTCGAAAAACATCTGCCGAACTGGTTGCGTTCAACCTCACTGCAAGGCGTCGCGCATATCATGCAGGCCATGCAAGAGCAGGTGGCTGCCATTGAAGCTGCGGCAGCGCCTGGCATTCTGACCCTTGAGCAATTCAACCAGCGGCATTCGTTACTGGCCTGGGTGCGCGCACGTTTGAGCGAATTCCTGCAGCGCGACCCAGGCATCGACACTGATCCCCAAGCCATCTACGTCAGCGTGACCCTGGCCCGCCAGATCGGCCCCTCCCTCAACCCGCTCGACACCAGCGCCTATATCCCCGTGGCCAGTCGCCCCCAAGTGGGCGGCACTGTCGAATTGGTCAAGCAGACCTACCGGCTGGACGAACTGGCGCTGCTCAACATCGCCTGGTTCGATGTCGATTACTGGGTAACCGCACGCGTGCACCTTGACGACAACCAACCGCTTCCCGCCCTCACCCCGCTGCGCGTCAAACAGATCATTCGCCGCCTGAATGCCGGCAATGGCTACCAGGCTTATCTGCGCACGCACCTGCTCGATTCACCACACGGCGAGTGGCGCAAACGGGCGCACACCCAACTCAACCGCACCCGCATGAACGCCGAAGCGGTCAAGGCACGCTATGCCGGGCATTTTCAAAAGGACACGTTCGAGCAAGGGTATGGCTGGGCCAGCACGGTGATCCACTCGCCCGACAGCCATGCGCACCCGCATTACAACGAGCAACAGGTGATTGCACGTCAACTGCTGGTCCAGGGAGAGACCCTGCACGGTGTTTTTCTACTTGTTTCACCGGAAAACTCGAACCGCATTGTGGCCTACTGCCCCGACGCGCCAGACCGCCGCCCTTGGCGTGAATACACGAACGCAAGGGCGCTTATCCGCGCCGTGCGCACCGATGCGGATCTGCGCAGCTATGTGCTTCAGCGGTTACCGCTGAGCAATCCGAAAGACATCGAAAAACTCCTGCTCAAAGGCCGCCTGGGCTCGCACATCAAACTGCAGACCATTACAGGCAACCTGTATGAAGCGGCTTACCTGGCCGAGGTCAACTCCCTGATAGCGCAAACCGATGCAGTCACCCGCAGCAACGAGGAGTTACTCGGTGAGTATTCGGTCAATGCACTGAGGCTGTTGCTGGACATGGTGACACTGGTACTGCCGCAGACTGGCGCGATTGCTCTGGCGTTCGGACGCATGGGCATTTCGATCTGGGATGGCCTGGAAGCCTACGATCAGGACGACCACGGCCGCGCACTGCATCACGCCATCGCCGCGCTCGGGCATGCCACTGCGGGCCTCAACGACATGGCGGGTTCAGGGCTGATGCGGCGCGTCATGCTGGGGCTGCCCAAACCACCGCCCGTGCCCGTGCCCAAGCATTATGAGGCCAGGCCCGAAGTTGCCAAGCTGCGCTACCGGATCGATGCTTCACACGAAGAGGCCGTCTACGAACTGCAAACGGCAAATGCCGGCCTGTCCCAGTACTACGTGAAGGACAATCTGGGCCGTTATTTCAATGTCACCTTTGACGGTACGCGCTGGCGCGCCATTGATCCGAAGCTGCCCAATGCCTACCTGAAACTGCCCATCAAACGCCGCGTGGATGGCAGCTGGGTGGTTGACTCACCGACGCTCTGGTATGACGGGATGCCCGACATCAAGCAGCTGCTGGACGACTGCCGCCTGGATGCACGACTGCAAGGTGACGTTGTCGAAGGCGATGGCAACCTGTACGACGACAACACCCTGCTGTACCTGCAACTGGGCCTGCATCAACTCCCAGTGCGCCGTCACCTGCTCGCAGGCCACTACCACCTCATATTGCCTGAGGCCCTGCGCGGCGCGGTGCCCGCCTGGGCAGTGCTGCGCAAACAGAACGATGGCTGGCGCATCCGCGTGCGCCAGACCGGCCGCAGCAGCGACTGGCTGGCGCTGCCGGCAGATTACTCGGACAGCCTCGGCAGCAGTCGGTCCAGCCGTTGA
- a CDS encoding lipopolysaccharide kinase InaA family protein: MAGWTLAPGYEHLAADFGSLDAVFALEGERLTRDPLSEVVRIERAGVNYYVKRYTGAGKHMRRYLGRPRIKAEWQNLKQFDKWGIPTAEVVAWGLERNGLAFGRGAMITRELPRTEDLSALAERKDPRLADRAWVDHVSRQLARHTRVMHEHRFAHNDLKWRNLLVDDQGTLFFIDCPTGDFWRGFMWRHRMIKDLACLDKVAKYHLSATQRLRFYLQYRGRDRLNARDKKRIRQVLSFFEGRE; encoded by the coding sequence ATGGCGGGTTGGACACTGGCGCCGGGCTATGAACACCTGGCGGCGGATTTCGGCAGCCTTGACGCAGTCTTTGCCCTTGAGGGCGAACGCCTGACCCGCGACCCGCTCAGCGAGGTCGTGCGTATCGAGCGTGCGGGTGTCAATTACTACGTCAAGCGTTACACCGGCGCCGGCAAACACATGCGCCGTTACCTCGGCCGCCCGCGCATCAAGGCCGAATGGCAAAACCTCAAGCAGTTCGACAAGTGGGGCATCCCCACTGCTGAAGTGGTCGCCTGGGGCCTGGAGCGCAATGGCCTGGCGTTCGGCCGCGGGGCGATGATCACCCGTGAGCTGCCGCGCACCGAAGACCTCTCGGCCTTGGCCGAACGCAAAGACCCTCGCCTGGCTGACCGGGCATGGGTCGACCATGTCAGCCGCCAACTGGCGCGTCACACCCGGGTCATGCACGAGCACCGTTTTGCCCACAACGACCTGAAGTGGCGCAACCTGCTGGTCGATGACCAGGGCACGCTATTCTTCATCGATTGCCCAACCGGCGACTTCTGGCGCGGCTTCATGTGGCGGCACCGGATGATCAAGGACTTGGCGTGCCTGGACAAGGTCGCCAAATACCACCTGTCGGCGACCCAGCGCCTGCGTTTTTACCTGCAATACCGCGGTCGCGACAGGCTCAATGCCCGCGACAAGAAGCGGATTCGCCAGGTGCTGAGCTTTTTCGAGGGAAGGGAATGA
- a CDS encoding PepSY-associated TM helix domain-containing protein: MKSSTIRRWSVVHTWSSLVCTLFLLLLALTGLPLIFHHELEHLLGDAPELREMPAGTPHLDLQQLVLKAEQHRPGEVMQYFGYDEDERNGVVAITAATAGTEPNASHTFMLDARTGEAVAMPAANGGFMMVMLRLHVDMFAGLPGKLLLAFMGVLFVVAIISGTVLYAPFMRRLKFATVRHDKSRRLRWLDLHNLIGVVTLAWALTVGVTGVISALSDLVIAAWRNDSLAAMVAPYRHAPPLTERAPASRLLAIAEQAAPGMRPDFIAFPGTRFSSEHHYAVFMKGATHLTSHLLTPVLIDAQTLQVTAVGERPWYMDAMGLSQPLHFGDYGGRPMQILWAVLDVLTLIVLGSGLYLWWSKQRKPREAKA, from the coding sequence ATGAAAAGCTCAACCATCCGCCGCTGGTCCGTGGTCCACACCTGGAGCAGCCTGGTCTGTACTCTGTTCCTGCTGTTGCTGGCCCTCACCGGCCTGCCGCTGATCTTCCACCACGAGCTGGAACACCTGCTCGGTGACGCTCCCGAACTGCGCGAGATGCCCGCAGGCACCCCGCACCTCGACCTGCAGCAGCTGGTGCTCAAGGCCGAACAACACCGCCCCGGCGAGGTGATGCAGTACTTTGGCTATGACGAGGACGAACGCAACGGCGTGGTGGCAATCACAGCCGCGACCGCCGGCACCGAACCCAATGCGTCGCACACCTTCATGCTCGATGCCCGCACCGGCGAAGCCGTCGCCATGCCGGCTGCAAACGGCGGTTTCATGATGGTCATGCTGCGCCTGCATGTGGACATGTTCGCCGGGCTGCCTGGCAAGCTGCTGCTGGCCTTCATGGGCGTGCTGTTTGTCGTGGCGATCATCTCCGGCACCGTGCTCTATGCGCCGTTCATGCGCCGCCTGAAGTTCGCCACCGTGCGCCACGACAAGTCCCGCCGCCTGCGCTGGCTCGACCTGCACAACCTGATCGGCGTGGTGACCCTGGCCTGGGCGCTGACTGTCGGTGTCACCGGGGTGATCAGTGCGCTGTCCGACCTGGTCATCGCCGCCTGGCGCAACGACAGCCTGGCCGCCATGGTCGCCCCCTACCGTCACGCCCCACCGCTCACCGAACGCGCCCCGGCCAGCCGCCTGCTGGCCATCGCCGAGCAGGCCGCGCCCGGCATGCGCCCGGACTTCATCGCCTTCCCCGGCACGCGCTTCTCCAGCGAGCACCACTACGCCGTGTTCATGAAAGGCGCCACGCACCTGACCTCGCACCTGCTCACCCCGGTGCTGATCGATGCCCAGACCCTGCAGGTGACCGCTGTCGGCGAGCGGCCGTGGTACATGGACGCCATGGGCCTGTCGCAGCCGCTGCACTTCGGCGACTACGGCGGGCGCCCCATGCAGATACTCTGGGCGGTGCTGGATGTGCTCACCCTCATCGTGCTCGGCAGCGGCCTGTACCTGTGGTGGAGCAAGCAGCGCAAACCACGGGAGGCCAAGGCATGA
- the rfaP gene encoding lipopolysaccharide core heptose(I) kinase RfaP → MKLILAEPFKRLWAGRDAFEAVEALQGEVYRELEGRRTLRTEVEGEGFFVKIHRGIGWGEIFKNLFSAKLPVLGAGQEWQAIQRLHEVGVPTMTAVAYGERGSNPATQHSFIVTQELAPTVSLEDFSINWLKQPPAPRLKRALIAEVAKMTGGMHRAGVNHRDCYICHFLLHTDRPVTPDDFRLSVIDLHRAQTRAKISRRWRDKDLAALYFSALDIGLTRRDKLRFLRGYFQRPLRQVLADEAALLAWLERKAQKLYDRKQRYGDAL, encoded by the coding sequence ATGAAGCTGATATTGGCCGAACCCTTCAAGCGCCTGTGGGCCGGGCGCGATGCCTTCGAGGCCGTGGAGGCGCTGCAAGGCGAGGTGTACCGCGAGCTGGAAGGGCGCCGCACGTTGCGCACCGAAGTCGAGGGCGAGGGCTTTTTCGTCAAGATCCACCGCGGCATCGGCTGGGGCGAGATCTTCAAGAACCTGTTCAGCGCCAAGCTGCCGGTGCTGGGTGCCGGCCAGGAATGGCAGGCCATCCAGCGCCTGCACGAAGTCGGCGTGCCGACCATGACCGCAGTCGCCTATGGTGAGCGCGGCAGCAACCCGGCCACCCAGCATTCGTTCATCGTCACCCAAGAGCTGGCGCCGACCGTCAGCCTGGAAGACTTCAGCATCAACTGGCTCAAGCAGCCGCCCGCGCCACGCCTCAAGCGCGCGCTGATCGCCGAAGTGGCGAAGATGACCGGCGGCATGCACCGCGCCGGGGTCAACCACCGCGACTGCTACATCTGCCACTTCCTGCTGCACACCGACCGGCCGGTGACGCCCGATGACTTCAGGCTGTCGGTCATTGACCTGCACCGCGCCCAGACCCGGGCGAAAATCAGCCGCCGCTGGCGTGACAAGGACCTGGCCGCGCTGTACTTCTCGGCGCTGGACATTGGCCTGACCCGGCGTGACAAACTGCGCTTCTTGCGTGGCTACTTCCAGCGCCCGTTGCGCCAGGTGCTTGCCGACGAAGCTGCGCTGCTCGCTTGGCTCGAACGCAAGGCGCAGAAACTGTATGACCGCAAACAACGCTATGGGGATGCACTCTGA
- a CDS encoding lipopolysaccharide kinase InaA family protein, whose protein sequence is MRLSELKDAGRHPSLPLSVTLADAAGSADLQVLSLLRVLPGQRYVGAGVWRGTPVLAKLLVGGNAARHFQRELQGVKLLAEQGLTTPKLLADGLKEGEGGWLLFAFLDGAESLADAWAEVEHLPVLADEQHLVLGEALTAVAQMHAKGLWQEDLHLDNLLRHNGKLYLIDGAGIKAETPGQQLSRPRVLENLGVFFAQLPKRLEPFIEELLVHYLLANGEHALPLEALQKQVDKVRSWRQKDYLEKAGRECTLFSVERSLSGLRAIRRGEVQAMLPVLEHADELIDKGHLYKTGGAASVARIDVDGRPLVLKRYNIKNTAHWFKRFWRPSRAWHSWIEGHRLEFLDIATPKPLAVLEQRVMGLRSRAYLVTEYVDGPDLTACFAPYVENGDAPEEQVDALVHVMQQLIRERISHGDFKGHNLFWHNGQWSLIDLDAMCQHATQLSFAPAYARDRARLLRNWPRDSALHQRLDRLLPRLSE, encoded by the coding sequence ATGCGTTTGTCTGAATTGAAAGATGCCGGGCGCCACCCGTCATTACCCTTGAGCGTCACCCTGGCCGATGCCGCGGGTAGCGCCGATCTGCAAGTGCTCAGCCTGCTGCGCGTATTGCCCGGCCAGCGCTATGTTGGTGCCGGTGTCTGGCGGGGGACGCCGGTGCTGGCCAAGCTGCTGGTGGGTGGCAACGCTGCACGGCATTTTCAGCGTGAGCTGCAAGGCGTCAAGCTGTTGGCCGAGCAGGGCCTGACCACGCCGAAGCTGCTGGCCGATGGCCTGAAGGAAGGCGAGGGTGGCTGGTTGTTGTTCGCGTTTCTCGATGGCGCCGAAAGCCTGGCCGATGCCTGGGCCGAAGTGGAACACCTGCCGGTACTGGCTGACGAGCAGCATCTGGTGCTGGGCGAGGCGCTCACCGCAGTGGCGCAGATGCACGCCAAGGGCCTGTGGCAGGAAGACCTGCACCTGGACAACCTGCTGCGCCATAACGGCAAGCTGTACCTGATCGATGGCGCCGGCATCAAGGCCGAGACACCGGGCCAGCAGTTGTCGCGCCCGCGTGTGCTGGAAAACCTCGGGGTGTTCTTCGCCCAGTTGCCCAAGCGTCTGGAACCGTTCATCGAAGAGCTGCTGGTGCATTATTTGCTGGCCAATGGCGAGCACGCGTTGCCACTGGAAGCGCTGCAGAAGCAGGTGGACAAGGTGCGCAGCTGGCGCCAGAAGGACTACCTGGAAAAGGCCGGACGCGAGTGCACGCTGTTCAGCGTCGAGCGCAGCCTCTCGGGCCTGCGGGCGATTCGTCGCGGTGAGGTCCAGGCCATGCTGCCGGTGCTGGAGCACGCTGACGAGCTGATCGACAAAGGCCACCTGTACAAGACCGGTGGTGCCGCCAGCGTGGCCCGCATCGACGTCGATGGCCGCCCGCTGGTGCTCAAGCGCTACAACATCAAAAACACCGCCCATTGGTTCAAACGCTTCTGGCGCCCGAGCCGTGCCTGGCACTCGTGGATCGAAGGCCACCGCCTGGAGTTCCTCGACATCGCCACGCCCAAACCCTTGGCAGTGCTGGAGCAGCGCGTCATGGGCCTGCGCAGCCGTGCGTATCTGGTCACCGAATACGTCGATGGCCCGGACCTGACCGCATGCTTTGCGCCCTATGTGGAAAACGGCGATGCGCCCGAGGAGCAGGTCGATGCGTTGGTGCATGTGATGCAGCAACTGATCCGCGAGCGTATCAGCCATGGCGACTTCAAAGGCCACAACCTGTTCTGGCACAACGGCCAATGGTCACTGATCGACCTGGATGCGATGTGCCAGCATGCCACCCAGCTCAGCTTCGCCCCGGCCTACGCCCGAGACCGTGCGCGGTTGCTGCGCAACTGGCCGCGTGACAGTGCCCTGCATCAACGGCTGGACCGACTGCTGCCGAGGCTGTCCGAGTAA
- a CDS encoding lipopolysaccharide kinase InaA family protein — MTDYLAGADLALLKRHGLNDFEALWALQLDAVDEPNTGRGGWSSVFRLELEGKGYYLKRQSDYLTRTLHRPFGEPTFAREFRNISRYQKLHIPALQAVFYGERKQAGQHRAILMTRALDAWADLDSLLAQWPQLGDGERQGILDACGQLARTLHSAGQVHGCFYPKHIFLRQRREGWDAQLIDLEKTRPLLFGMRDRLKDLEPLLRRAGAWSEADVRHLLAAYLAQPADSALVDTWLQRLTQRRREKEAR; from the coding sequence ATGACCGATTACCTGGCCGGCGCGGACCTCGCGCTGCTCAAACGCCATGGCTTGAACGACTTCGAGGCGCTGTGGGCACTTCAGCTCGATGCCGTGGACGAGCCCAACACGGGGCGTGGTGGCTGGAGCAGCGTGTTCCGCCTGGAGCTCGAAGGCAAAGGCTATTACCTCAAGCGCCAGAGCGACTACCTCACCCGTACCTTGCACAGGCCCTTTGGCGAGCCCACCTTTGCCCGCGAATTCCGCAATATCAGCCGTTACCAGAAGCTGCATATTCCGGCCTTGCAGGCGGTGTTCTATGGCGAACGCAAGCAGGCCGGCCAGCACCGGGCGATCCTGATGACCCGCGCCCTGGACGCGTGGGCCGACCTGGACAGCCTGCTGGCCCAGTGGCCACAGCTGGGCGATGGCGAACGCCAAGGTATCCTTGATGCCTGCGGCCAACTGGCGCGCACGCTGCACAGCGCCGGCCAGGTACATGGCTGCTTTTACCCCAAGCATATTTTCTTGCGCCAACGCCGCGAGGGTTGGGACGCGCAACTGATCGACCTGGAAAAGACCCGGCCGTTGCTGTTTGGCATGCGTGACCGCCTCAAGGACCTGGAGCCGTTGTTGCGGCGTGCCGGTGCCTGGAGCGAGGCGGATGTGCGTCACCTGCTGGCGGCCTATTTGGCGCAGCCGGCGGACAGCGCACTGGTTGACACCTGGCTGCAACGCCTGACGCAACGCCGTCGTGAAAAAGAGGCCCGCTGA